Proteins encoded in a region of the Euleptes europaea isolate rEulEur1 chromosome 3, rEulEur1.hap1, whole genome shotgun sequence genome:
- the LOC130474310 gene encoding synaptosomal-associated protein 25-like, which yields MAANGMTESEQEALQSRINQVTNESLDSTRRMVHLVEETKDAGIRTLVMLDEQGEQLDRIEEGLDQIHQNMKQAEKNLSDMAKCCGLFVCPCAKLKNIKALEAHKTVSGNSQDNVVSRQPCMVADGNQMVMSGPFIHRITKDDAEEEMEQNMNYVDSLLGNLRNMAIDIGNEIEIQNKQMDNIGEKVDTNDTRIRGANSITTKMLKSS from the exons ATGGCAGCCAACGGCATGACAGAGTCCGAACAGGAAGCGCTTCAGAGTCGCATCAACCAGGTCACCAATGAG TCTTTGGACAGCACCAGGAGGATGGTACATCTAGTGGAGGAG ACCAAAGATGCTGGAATCCGGACCTTGGTCATGTTGGATGAACAGGGAG AGCAACTAGACCGGATTGAGGAAGGCTTGGACCAAATTCATCAAAACATGAAGCAGGCGGAGAAAAACCTTTCAGACATGGCCAAGTGCTGTGGGCTTTTCGTCTGCCCCTGTGCCAA GTTaaagaacataaaagccctggAGGCCCATAAAACTGTGTCCGGCAACAGCCAGGACAATGTGGTGTCCCGGCAGCCCTGCATGGTGGCTGACGGGAATCAGATGGTCATGAGCGGTCCCTTCATTCACAG GATCACAAAGGATGATGCTGAAGAGGAGATGGAGCAGAACATGAATTACGTGGACAGCTTGCTGGGCAACCTACGCAACATGGCCATAGATATCGGCAACGAGATCGAAATCCAGAACAAACAGATGGATAACATTGGGGAAAAG GTTGACACGAATGACACACGTATCAGAGGAGCCAACTCCATAACCACCAAGATGCTGAAGTCGTCCTGA